The region ttgAATGTATTATGGAAATTGTAACGcaaataataggtaagtataagtATTTTGATCATAAATAATGTTGTTTATGATATTAGGACTATGCATAATGCGTTAATTAGTATAATGTATGTTTTAGGATTGCATTTCCGACCTTTAAGTTGTGCTAGCTCCATTGCTCAATAAGAAATAAGCTTAAAAAACCACTACAcaatactgacatatccatgaAAGCATTTTGACACGGTAAGTTGGGAAAATGTCTACATATAAATAGAcctggggccgattgcataacaacttgtaactaataatattagcggaagtctctttctaatcaaattaatggaaaagagacttccgctaatattgttatgcaatcggccctgATGCTACGTCTCTACATGGAAAATTATTGGCAGAGCAAGTCAGTCAAAAATTACTTCTATAATCTACATAAAGTCATTAGATATAACAGtcaaatatttgaaaaaaactacattcaaccttattttaaactaTGTAATTATAGTTATAGCAACTGCTGCTAAATATTACTTTCCCACTTTATAAATATTCTTTGCAGAGAGGTTTATAAATacaaatagttattttattatgtcaatAATTGTACTAACAACCTTGTTTGATTAGATTATTCTCACTCCTCAATGTTTTCTACGTGGAGACATAGCATAATACTTTTCATAAGCTATACGCTTTACCCATTTCTACAGCATATCGGTGTAAAAAGttgtaaatgaaataaatgttttaatttttcaaataatgagttttattaaaatttaacagGCTGTATAATTGTGCTACTGCGTTGACACGGGCTCACGATCGCTGACAGGAACACACTACACATACACAGGATCTGATATTAGGTTTTTAGTTTCTCTGTAGGCTGTCTAGGACTTACAGCCTTCTAGAACTTCTCTAGAAGGAGCAAAGACTGAGAATTCCACAACTATAACCTTTCTAGGCGTGCTTACCGAATTTCCTCAGATAAAGTGGTCATCTCATTCCGCTATCTTCAACCTACAGGCTTAAATAACCTGTACAACCAGACCCTGCTCAGATCCAAGCACAGACATGGCTTGACTAAGTACTGTGCACTGAATCATTTGGCTGATTGCAATTAAATCAACTTAAATTAACATTTAACAgtctatttatttacatataactATAGGCGGTGTGCGATCACAATCTGTTGTACTGTGCTTTGCTCCATATATTGTCGTTGTCTGTAACTAAGGTGTATACGCCTGCTAGAGTCAGGCCAACCGCAGCTCCGAGGCCGACTGAGCGGAGGCCTGCAGTGCTTTTGTAGATCATGCCGGTGGTGGCGGCAGCAATAAAGGTGTTAGCAGTGTCTTCTTTGTCTCGGATCCAGGTTACTCCGAGGGCAATGCAGGAGTAGAATGATGCAATAATGCCCAGAGTGCAACCAGTTGTTGTGCCTGAAATATGAAAGATGTTGTTAagtcagtttttttaaacttaGTCAAGAGTTCAGGAGGAATTCCTGGCTTTGATTGGTGGTTAATTTGATATTAGTGGATCTATTGACATACTGCTGATAAATATTTGTCCAATCTGAGCCAAGTCTTATAAGAATAACATACAAAATCTTATAAGAATACATGAATTGCATTATGTAGGTCCAACTGATTGGATATGATATGACTCATGTctcagaaataaaaataagtgtaaACAAACTTGGCACTGACCATGTTTCATGATGTAGTTCACAACTTGTGTTCGTCTCACTTTCCCAGTCTGTCCTGCCAGTGTGGTCGCTCGTAGACCTTTATACAGACCAGCCATGCTTCCCAAACCTAAAAAACAAccaataattattgtttttttatgctTTTACGTGTAAGTTGGTGTGTAGCGAAGTAGTTTACTAATCATGACCTTGTAAACAGTCAATTCAGTGAATAGTTTACTAAGTTATCTACTAAAATGGAATAATTACATGTTAAGATTCTGTTGGCTACTTCGCTACTAACAAATAACCGATAAGTAAAGGACTGCGTacaattatgtaaataattttgAGGTTATATCAACATTTCAATGATGATATTACAAACCTGAACCGGTCATAAAAGACATTCCAATAATAGGTAAAGCTACATTTGATCTTCTAGCTGTAGTGGCCATATGACTATCGTCAGGGTACAGGAATTCTGGCTGCATTTTCGGTATGTAGTGAGGATCGAAGTTAAGGTACGGGGATAGGGCAGCGCCCTGCCCTTGCGGTTTCTCATCGTTCTTCGGTATCGTCGGTAAAATATCACTAAAAAGGGACATTTTCGTTTATTCTctaatttatactatactaaaaACTATGTTACAGCAATCGTGAAGAATTTACGAAATCGAATTCGATATGTCAAAAGTATGAAAGGTCAGGCCCTGAGTGTTGCTAGTGCGcagaagaaaaaataacaaagttGCCAGTGTTATTATAAACAAGTTTCAGACTTTTCGGAAAAATCATTCGTCACAACTTTTTAATGGCactaaagtaaattaaataggtattttccaTTTATCACGCTATCACGAACGCGAGAGAGCCTAGCTTAATACCACACGCAGTATTGCCCGTACCTACTATGTATCACTTTGCTATTAAGTTTTCTTTAGGAGTTTACGTTTATGATCCGACGACGATTTAACGATATATTTTTCTACAGCGAGGAAAGAACATCCGAGGATgtcagaaaaataataaaaactgcaAAACTCCACGAATCCGAGCTAACTGAGGTGACCCAGGTGTTGAGGTTCCCTGACGCCGGCCGGCAGAAACAAACCCTCAGTCTCATGCTGCTCGATGCTAATTTGCTGAAAGAAATCGAGGAGGGAAATGAACTGATATTTAaaggtataatttattttacaattagaaaATAACCCTTTGTCTTCGTAGTTCTGTCCtttgtgtttgttaagaaccaaaGACACGCTGAGCGAGGAAAACAAATGaatacttaaatttaaaaatataaatcaaatttaaatttatatttaatttacttttaaatatattctaagcctaatagcatcgttcgcagacgtttctgcttgttaataattaaaacaaatgaagttATTCACATGAAGTTATACGCATCCTCGCAcgtctctggtggaaacgcagccttaggCTGTCATTTGGACTTATACatgtgtaaaaaaaaagcggccaagtgcgagtcggactcgcacatcCTCGCAcgtctctggtggaaacgcagccttaggCTGTCATTTGGACTTATACatgtgtaaaaaaaaagcggccaagtgcgagtcggactcgcccatgaagggttccgtatttaggcgatttatgacgtataaaaaaaactacttactagatctcgttcaaaccaattttcggtggaagtttacatggtaatgtacatcatatgttttttttagttttatcattctcttattttagaagttacagggggggggacacattttaccactttggaagtgtctctcgcgcaaactattcagtttagaaaaaaattatataagaaacctcaatataatttttgaagacctatccatagataccccgcacgtatgggtttgatgaaaaaaatttttttgagtttcagttctaagtatggggaaccccccaaaaaaaaattttatttttttatttttgtgtgaaaatcttaatgcggttcacagaatacatctacttaccaagtttcaacagtatagttcttatagtttcggaaaaaagtgactgtgacatacggacggacagacggacagacggacagacagacagacagacagacatgacgaatctataagggttccgttttttgccatttggctacggaaccctaaaaagggataaaacataaattaactactTGCAGCGCGTTTAAATAATGGGGTTCGTCTTTTCTAAATTGGCCCAGGACAATCCACGGCAATACTAACGCGAGTCACCATTAGGTAGGTAAAGATGTTAAAGATGTCTAACTCAACACTTGTGACATAACACCTCCAGCTTACACAGATCTTTTAGACACAAGTTAGCTAACACAATCCTACGGGAATAAAAAGATGTAGGTAATTACTAATTGATAATAAACGATTTCTCATTCTCATTCTTAGGTAGGTAAATTGCATGTGCCT is a window of Cydia amplana chromosome 21, ilCydAmpl1.1, whole genome shotgun sequence DNA encoding:
- the LOC134658109 gene encoding mitochondrial import inner membrane translocase subunit Tim23; protein product: MSLFSDILPTIPKNDEKPQGQGAALSPYLNFDPHYIPKMQPEFLYPDDSHMATTARRSNVALPIIGMSFMTGSGLGSMAGLYKGLRATTLAGQTGKVRRTQVVNYIMKHGTTTGCTLGIIASFYSCIALGVTWIRDKEDTANTFIAAATTGMIYKSTAGLRSVGLGAAVGLTLAGVYTLVTDNDNIWSKAQYNRL